In Plasmodium malariae genome assembly, contig: PmUG01_00_41, whole genome shotgun sequence, the DNA window AGTATGATACCTAGTATGAACATAggtacaaaatatataagaaaaccAAAAAACCCTGTTACACAGTAGTTTCTTTAACATTCTATTTTACAACAGAATTTGTGAACCAACTTAAAGGTGATTTCGTCAACCACACATACACAGTTGCTATGGCGGGAGAAGTATCCTTTGTAAAGATGCTTGAAAGATTGCTTTTAAAAGCTTCAAGATATGGTAAAGTTTTAAGTGTATCAACATTTACGGCaggtgaaataaaaaaactattaGTTTAAACAAACCAAATGTAAGCCCATATCCCCCAACATTatctaatataaatgatactAATAACACCAAAATTAGTAATAAAGGTAAAGCAAATCGTAGTCCGcattttttacgtattatttttttatatatcttatcactaattgttttgttttttttaagaaagtctacataatcaagttctttaaatatttttttttctaaatgggaatattttttcatttcaaatatacaagatttatttttcatacattttttatttcctcttGCGTTCCTTGGTGCATATCTATTTGATGCCTTATTTTTTGTTGTGCTctctttttcaatataagTTATATCGTTTTTATTGTTTACTCCAACTGGTATCTCTTTCTTTAAACATACAACAC includes these proteins:
- the PmUG01_00070600 gene encoding fam-l protein; its protein translation is MEQKFKLLLFSKVFTFILLSWIYHFYIYKSTHNKSFVEYCKNHRKLYIRNYRLLAKYNNDKDSSVVCLKKEIPVGVNNKNDITYIEKESTTKNKASNRYAPRNARGNKKCMKNKSCIFEMKKYSHLEKKIFKELDYVDFLKKNKTISDKIYKKIIRKKCGLRFALPLLLILVLLVSFILDNVGGYGLTFGLFKLIVFLFHLP